The DNA window TGGTGTCGGGGTGGCGTCGGCACCGCTGCTCGACGGGCCCGGACGTCGATACCTACCAGTGAGTAGCTATTTGGTGATCCGTTGAAACCTGTTTCTATGGAACTCACGAAACACGACGGCATTCTACTCGTGTACAATCTCGGCGTCACGATCACTACGGGCTACGTCGTCCAGCAGTTGGACGTTACATCGCGACCCGAACTCATCCTCAGCGCCTTCGTTATCGCGCTTGTGTGGACAATCTACTTCAAGTTCGCCATGGTTGAGCGGATCGCGGACCACCCGCGATTCGCGGGCGAGGAGGACGACGCCGCGACGGGATCGTCGGGCTAACTGCCAATCCCAGCGACCGCTCCTCGAGACGGCTCGAGTCGACGGCCGACCAGCCATATTTAGTGGCTCCGTCGTTGTACTCGGACGCAATGACCGACCAAGACGATCCCTCGGGGCGGGCCCGACCCGGCAGCGAACAGCTGTACGACGCGCTGGTCGACGCCGGGATCGACCTGCTCGTGGGCTTGCCCGGAACGCAGACGCTCCCCCTGGATCGCACCGTCGAACGCCGCGACGACATCCGGTACGTGATGGCTCGCCACGAGACCGCGATTCCGCACGTCGCGTGGGGGTACTACGAGGCCGGCGGCGGCGTCGCGGCGACGCTGACCGTGCCGGGTCCCGGCGACACGAACGCGATGCACGGTCTGAAAAACGCGCTCGAGGATCGCGTCCCGCTGGTGCACGTCGCCGCGGACGCCGACCCCGAAGATCGCGGCAAGGGGCCGATCCACGAGATCGAACCAGACACGTTCGACAACGTCGTCAAGGAGAACATCTCGATCGAGCGGCCGCTCGAGTTCCACCGGGCGGTCCGCTCGGGGATCGAAACCGCGCTGACGCCGCCGCGGGGCCCGGTTCGGCTCGGCGTCCCGAAGTCGCTGCTCAAGGGTGAGTTTCGCTCGCCACGAGTAACTGTCGACCCGCCCGTAAGCCGGTTCGAGGGCGATGCCGAGTATCGGACTGCAGCGCGGCTGCTCGCCGAGGCGGAGCGACCGGTCGTCTACCTCGGCGTCGGCGCTCGCCGCACGTGCGACCCGGTCGCGGTCCGCGACCTCGTCGAGCGGCTGAACGCGCCCGTCGTCGCCTCCTACAAGGGCAAAGGCGTCTTCCCGGAGGACGACCCGCGCTGGCTCGGCGTCACCGGCAGCCACCTCCCCGCGGGCGCGAGACGCACGCTCGAGGCGGCGGACGTCGTCCTCGCGCTCGGCGCCCGCTTCGACGGCGTGACGACCGACCACTGGTCGATCTCCTTCGGCGAGACCCTCGTGCACGCCTCCGCCGATCCGGCGTGGATCGACAACGCTTACGAGGCTGACGTGGCGATAGTCGAGGACGCCGGGACTGCCGTCGAGCGGATTCGCGACGGGCTCGAGTCCAGGTCCGAGTCCGACTCCCCCGCTGCGGACGCGGACGACGGCTGGGATGGCCGGAAGATCGGTGACCGGGTCCAATCGGAGTACGAAGTGCACCTCCGCGATCGCAGCCTCCTCGCGGACGAAGAACCGGTCGCGACGGCGGGTGTGCTCCGAACCCTCCGGGAGGCGCTCCCTCGAGAGACCGTCGTGACGACCGATATCGGCGGCTTCCGGCTGTGGGCCAAGCAGAACTTCGCGGCCTACGAGCCGGAGGGCTACATTTCCGCCGGCTCGTGGGCGGGGATGGGCGTCGGGGTACCCGCCGCGATCGGTGCGAAGTTCGCCCAACCGGATCGGGCGGTCGTCGCGCTGACCGGCGACGGCGGCGCCATGATGTGTCTGCAGGAACTGCACACGGCGGCCGCCGACGATCTCGACGTGCTCGTGATCTGCTTCAACAACGCGGACTACGGCATCATCAGCAAATCCCCCGAGATCGATCAGTACACCGAGGGCCACCGGTTCGACTGGTCCTCGCCCGATTTCCCCGCGATCGCGGAAGGGTTCGGCTGTCGCGGCCGGACCGTTCGGACGCTTGCTGGTCTCGAGGAGGCGGTCGACGACGCGTTGTCGCGGGACGGGCCGGAACTGATCGACGTCCGCGTCGATCAGGACGAGCCGACGGCCGGGGCTGCCGCCGAATACGACTCCGAGCTGCCGATTCGAGACGGGTAGAACCTTTCCCGTCGCGCCGGCGACACAACGTTTATGTCCGTACTCCGGGATATCCGGACGATGGCAGTGCCTGACACGGATCGGTTCGATATCCGCGAGTACGGCGCGATCAGCGACTCGGACGATCCCAACACCGACGCGATTCAGACGGCGCTCGACGAGTGCGCCGAGACTGGCGGGACCGTGTACGTTCCGGCCGGCACGTTCCGCACAGGTCCGCTTCGGATCGGCGACCGGACGACCCTCCATTTGGATCCGGGAGCGACGCTGACGTTCGTCGGCGACTACGACGCGTTCCCCACGATCGAAAGCCGCTGGGAAGGGTGGAACCAGCACGGCTTCCACCCCTGCTTGTGGGTTACTGACGCCGAAAATGTCGAGGTCAGCGGTCGCGGAACGATCGACGGCAACGGCCAGTACTGGTGGCAGTTCTACGGTGCTGACGACGACGAGCTCCCCGAGGGGCTGCGCGAGCGTCTCGCGGAGTTCAACGAGAAAAACGACAAGGCGGACGACGTCAGCTCCTTCACGCTCCGTCCGCCGCTGTTCCAGATTTCCGAGTCCGAGAACGTCACCGTCTCCGGCGTCACCCTCCAAAACTCGCCGTTCTGGAACACCCACGTCGTCTACTCCGAGAACGTCACGATCACCGACGTCAACGTCCTCAATCCCGCGGAGGGCGCGCCCAACGGGGACGGGATCGACATCGACTCCTCGCGGTACGTCCGGATCAGCGACGCGTACATCAACGCCGGCGACGACGCGATCTGCATCAAGTCGGGCAAGAACGCCGAGGGCCGCGAGCTCGGCGAGCCGGCCTCGCAGATCACCGTCACGAACTGCACCGTCGAGGCCGGCCACGGCGGCGTCGTCATCGGCAGCGAGATGTCCGGCGACGTTCGCGACGTCGCGGTCACCAACTGCACCTTTACCGATACCGACCGCGGCGTCCGGATCAAGACCCAGCGCGACCGCGGCGGCGTCGTCGAGGACCTCCGGTTCGACAACATCGTCATGCGGCGGATCGCCTCCCCGTTCACCATCAACGGCTACTACTTCACGCCGTTAGACAGCGAGCCCGAACCGGTCGACGAGGGGACGCCGATGGTCCGCAACGTGACATTCAGCAACATCACCGCCCGCAACGTCGAGACGGCCGGCTTCTTCGCCGGCCTCCCCGAGCAGTACTTCGAGGGCATCGAGTTCGATAACGTGCGGATCGACGCAACGCGGCCGCTCGACGCGACCGATCTCGACCCCGCGATGGCGTCGGGCTACGAGCAGACCCACGGGCTGTTCTGCAAGTCCATCGCCGACATCTCGTTCAACGACGTTCGCATCCGGACCGCCGACGGCCCGGCGATGCGGTTCGTCGACACCGAGTCGGTCACCGTCGACGGCCTCCAAGTTCCGGACGACCAGGCGGCGCCGATCATCGATCTCGAGAACGTCGATCGAACCCGCATTCGCGGCTGCGCGCCCGACGGCGAGTCGCCGTTCGTGCGGGCGACCCGCGAGACCGAGACGATCGAACTCGCGGGTAACTTCGGCGACCTGGCCGACGACGTCGAAATCGAAGCCGAGAGCGACGCGACGCTCGA is part of the Halopiger aswanensis genome and encodes:
- a CDS encoding glycoside hydrolase family 28 protein, translating into MAVPDTDRFDIREYGAISDSDDPNTDAIQTALDECAETGGTVYVPAGTFRTGPLRIGDRTTLHLDPGATLTFVGDYDAFPTIESRWEGWNQHGFHPCLWVTDAENVEVSGRGTIDGNGQYWWQFYGADDDELPEGLRERLAEFNEKNDKADDVSSFTLRPPLFQISESENVTVSGVTLQNSPFWNTHVVYSENVTITDVNVLNPAEGAPNGDGIDIDSSRYVRISDAYINAGDDAICIKSGKNAEGRELGEPASQITVTNCTVEAGHGGVVIGSEMSGDVRDVAVTNCTFTDTDRGVRIKTQRDRGGVVEDLRFDNIVMRRIASPFTINGYYFTPLDSEPEPVDEGTPMVRNVTFSNITARNVETAGFFAGLPEQYFEGIEFDNVRIDATRPLDATDLDPAMASGYEQTHGLFCKSIADISFNDVRIRTADGPAMRFVDTESVTVDGLQVPDDQAAPIIDLENVDRTRIRGCAPDGESPFVRATRETETIELAGNFGDLADDVEIEAESDATLESF
- a CDS encoding thiamine pyrophosphate-binding protein; its protein translation is MTDQDDPSGRARPGSEQLYDALVDAGIDLLVGLPGTQTLPLDRTVERRDDIRYVMARHETAIPHVAWGYYEAGGGVAATLTVPGPGDTNAMHGLKNALEDRVPLVHVAADADPEDRGKGPIHEIEPDTFDNVVKENISIERPLEFHRAVRSGIETALTPPRGPVRLGVPKSLLKGEFRSPRVTVDPPVSRFEGDAEYRTAARLLAEAERPVVYLGVGARRTCDPVAVRDLVERLNAPVVASYKGKGVFPEDDPRWLGVTGSHLPAGARRTLEAADVVLALGARFDGVTTDHWSISFGETLVHASADPAWIDNAYEADVAIVEDAGTAVERIRDGLESRSESDSPAADADDGWDGRKIGDRVQSEYEVHLRDRSLLADEEPVATAGVLRTLREALPRETVVTTDIGGFRLWAKQNFAAYEPEGYISAGSWAGMGVGVPAAIGAKFAQPDRAVVALTGDGGAMMCLQELHTAAADDLDVLVICFNNADYGIISKSPEIDQYTEGHRFDWSSPDFPAIAEGFGCRGRTVRTLAGLEEAVDDALSRDGPELIDVRVDQDEPTAGAAAEYDSELPIRDG